The window CGACCAGACGGTCCTCGCGAACGAGCAGGTCGTCGACGGGCACTGCGAGCGATGCGGCGCGGAGGTGATCAAGAAGAAGCTCACCCAGTGGTACTTCAAGATCACCGCCTACGCCGATCGACTCCTCGATGATCTGAACCAGCTCGAGGGCTTCTGGCCGCAGAAGGTCATCCGGATGCAGCGGAACTGGATCGGCCGCTCGGTCGGCGCCGACATCGACTTCGAGATCGAAGGACGTGCCGAGAAGGTCACGGTCTTCTCCACCCGCCCCGACACGCTGCACGGCGCGACCTTCATGGTGGTGGCCCCCGACAGCGACCTCGCCGCCGAGCTCGCCGCCGGCGCCTCCGCCGAGGTGCGGATGCGCTTCCAGGACTACGTCGACTCGGTCGCGCGGGAGAGCGAGATCGATCGTCAGAACACCGAGCGCCCGAAGACCGGGGTGTTCCTGGAGCGCTACGCGATCAACCCCGTCAACGGCGAGCGGCTGCCCATCTGGGCGGCGGACTACGTGCTGGCCGACTACGGTCACGGTGCGGTGATGGCCGTTCCCGCCCACGATCAGCGCGACCTCGACTTCGCCCGGGCGTTCGATCTCCCCATCACGGTCGTCGTCGACACCACGGCACCGATCACCGGCGCCATCCCCGTCATCGAGACCGATGACGACGGCGAGCCGATCATGCCGGAGGACAGCGGCCCGAGCCTGGCCGACGTCGACCCCGCACGCACCGGCATCGCCCTGACGGGCGAGGGGCGGATGATCCACTCCGGGAGCCTGGACGGGCTGTCCAAGCGCACCGCAATCACCCGCATCATCGAGGAGCTCGAGGCGGCCGGCACCGGGCGCGCGGCGAAGTCGTACCGGCTGCGCGACTGGCTCATCTCCCGGCAGCGCTTCTGGGGGACCCCCATCCCCATGATCCACACCGAGGACGGGCGCATCGTGCCGGTGCCCGCATCGGAGCTGCCGCTGCGGCTTCCGGATGCACAGGGGCTCGACCTGGCACCGCGCGGCACGTCCCCGCTGGGTGGTGCAGACCACTGGATCCAGACGACCGATCCCGAGACCGGACGCCCCGCCCGCCGCGACCCCGACACCATGGACACGTTCGTGGACAGCTCGTGGTATTTCCTGCGGTTCCTGACGCCGAACGACGCCACGCAGGCCTTCTCGCCGCGCGAGGCCGACCGGTGGGCTCCCGTCGACGCCTACATCGGCGGCGTGGAGCACGCGATTCTGCACCTCCTCTACGCGCGGTTCATCACCAAGGTGCTCTTCGACATGGGCCTGATCGACTTCACCGAGCCCTTCACGAGTCTGGTGAACCAGGGGATGGTGCTGCTCGGCGGGTCGAAGATGTCCAAGAGCAAGGGCAACCTCGTCGAGTTCGCCGCGAGCATGCGCGACCCCGGTGCCGACGTCGTGCGCGTCGCGATCGCCTTCAGCGGTCCGGCCGAGGACGACATCAACTGGGAGGACGTGTCGACCACGGGCGCCCAGAAGTTCCTCGCGCGCGCCTGGCGCGTCGCGAAGGACGTCACCAGCGAGCCCGACGTGGTGTGGGCCGAGGGCGATGTCGCGCTCCGCCGCGTCACTCACCGTCTGCTGGCCGACGCCCCCGGCCTCATCGAGCAGACGAAGTTCAATGTCGCCGTGGCGCGATTGATGGAACTCGTCAACGCCACGCGCAAGGTGATCGACTCCGGCGCCGGGCCCGCAGACCCCGCTGTCCGCGAAGCAGCCGAGGCGACGGCGATGATCCTCGACCTGTTCGCACCCCACACCGCGGAGGAGATGTGGGAGATGCTCGGATACGCCCCGTTCGTCGGGCTCGTGCCGTGGCGGCATCCGGATCCGACGCTCCTCGTGGACGAGACGGTGACCGCCGTCGTCCAGATCGACGGCAAGGTGAGAGCGACCCTCGAGGTCTCGGCGCGCATCGACTCCGCGGCCCTGGAGGCTCACGCCAGGGCAGACGCCAAGGTGCAGCGGGCGCTCGCCGGCCGTGAGATCACGCGCGCGGTGGTGCGTCCGCCGAAGGTCGTGAGCTTCAGCACCCACTGAGGCACGCACCACCTCTCCTGCACACACGCGACCGGCCACGATCCCTCCACGGATCGTGGCCGTCGCCGTGTCCGGTCGACCCGGCCCACCTAGCGTGTGAGCGTGACGGCAGACGGCGCAGAGGGTCGCCCCACCGTGCGGCGCCTGGGCCTCGGTGCGGCCGTCGTCGTGGTCCTCGTCGCCATCGCGATCACCGTCGGGATAGGCATCTTTCGCAGCGCCCTCGCGCCGGTCGATGAGATCCCCCTGCCGCCGCCGACCGATCTCACGTCAGAGCCGGGCGCGGCCGCAGCGCCGTCCCCGGCGGGTCTCGTCGTGCACATCACGGGAGCCGTCGCCGCGCCCGGCGTCTACATCCTGCCGGACGGCGCGCGCGTGCTCGATGTCGTCGCGGCGGCAGGCGGACTCCTCGAGACCGCGGAGCCACGCTCCGTGAACCTTGCGCGCCCCGTCGTGGACGGCGAGCAGCTGGTGGTGTCGCAGGTCGGAGAGGCCGCCCCCGGAGAGCCCGTCGCCCCCGTCGATGCGACGACGGGGTCGGCCGGCGGCAAGGTGAACCTGAATACCGCCGACGAAGCGATGCTCGACACCCTGCCCCGGATCGGCCCCGCCCTGGCCCAGCGGATCATCGCGTGGCGAGAGGAGAACGGCCCGTTCACCAGTGTCGACGATCTGCTCGCCGTCTCGGGCTTCGGGGAGAAGATGGTCGAGTCGCTGCGCGATCTGGTGGTGTGGTGACCGTCTCGCGCTGGCCGGAGGCCATCAGGCGGTCGCGGATGCCGGCGGCTGCGGTGCTCGTGTGGATCGCCGCGACACTCGCCACCCTTCGCCCGCAGGCCGCTCCGGCGCTCGCGGGTCTGCTGTGGGCGGCCACGGTCGTCATCCTCTCGGTGGGCGGCGTGGTAGCCGCCCGCGCGCACCCCGCTCGCGCGCGACGGCGCGGGCGCCTCTGGCTGGCCGCACTGGTGCTCGGCGTGTCGGCCGGCGCCGTGGCTTCGACGACCGTCGCGCTCGCGGCCCCGAGCGCACTCCAGGCCCAGGAGCGCATCGGGTCGGGCCGGAGCGTGGCTGCCGAGGTCATCGTCACCGGAAAGGTCGAGCGCCGCGGTCTCTCCGACTGGGCCTTCGATGCCGTCGCCGTCTCGCTCGGCACCGGAGGCGTCGATGCCGAGACCGGAACCGTACCGGTGAGCGTCATCATCGGCGATGCCGAACGCGGCAGCGAGACGCGGCTCGACGTCGGCGCCCGTATCGGGATCACGGCGATCGCGGGTCCGCCGCTTCCCGGCGACCGCGCGGCGCTGGTCCTTCGCGTCAGCAGCGACCCGGTGATGATCCAGCCGGCGACGGGCGCGCTGGCCGCGGCCTCCGATCTCCGGGCCGGACTCGTCGCCGCCGTCGACGGGCTTCCCGACCCAGGACGGACGCTCATCCCGGGCCTCGCCGTCGGCGACACGCGCCTGGTCACCGAGGAACTCGAGACGGCGATGATCTCATCGTCTCTGTCGCACCTCACCGCGGTGTCGGGCGCCAACTGCGCGCTCGTCGTCGGTGTCGCCTACCTGCTGGCAGCGGCCATCGGGCTCAGGCGCGGGGCGCGCACCCTCGCAGCCCTCATCACCCTCGGCGGGTTCGTCCTCCTGGTCACACCCGAGCCGAGCGTGGTGCGCGCCGGGGTCATGGCGGCGGTGGCGATGATCGCCGTACTGCTCGGCCGTTCGGGCATCGGCCTCGCGGTGCTGAGCCTGGCGGTACTCGTGCTTCTCGCTCTGGATCCCTGGCTGTCGACCTCCCTCGGCTTCGCCCTCTCGGTGGTGGCGACCGCGTCGCTCCTCGTGCTCGCGCCACCGCTCGCCGCCGGACTCCAGCGCGCTCTGCCCGCGCCCCTCGCCCTCCTCCTGTCCGTCCCGATCGCCGCACAGATCGCCTGCGGCCCGCTCCTCGTCCTCGTCGAGCCGACGGTCCCCGTCTACGGGGTCGTCGCCAACGTGCTCGCCGCCCCCGCAGCACCCGTCGCGACCGTCGTCGGTCTCGTGGTGTGCCTGACCCCCATGGCGCCGCTGCTGCAGTCGGGTGCGGCCGCTCTCGCCTGGATCCCCGCTGCGTGGATCGCCGGGGTCGCCGAGACCGCCTCCGCGCTCCCCGGCGCCCAGTCCCCGTGGATCGGGGGAGTCGGGGGGCTGCTGACCCTCGCGACCGCCGGTGGTGCGGTGTGGATCCTGGTGGCATGCGGGCCACGGCGCCGGGGGAGTGTCCGTCTCCTGCGGCTCGCATCCGGGCTGGTTCTCGCCGTGGTGATCGGGATCGTCGCGGGAACCACTGCGCTCCGCACGGTCGCAGGCCCCCTCACCCTTCCCGGCGCCTGGAGCGTCGTGGCCTGTGACGTCGGGCAGGGTGACGCGGTGCTCGTCCGATCCGCCGGCGCGGTGGCCTTGGTCGACACCGGGCCCGATCCCGATGCGGTCCGCTCGTGTCTGGACCGGGTCGGCGTGGAGCGCATCGACCTCCTCGTGCTGACGCACTTCGACACCGATCACACCGGCGGTGTCGACGCGGTCGTCGGGCGGGTCGACACCGTCATCCACGGTCCCCTCGACGGCTCGGCGGCCGAACGCGTGCGTGCCGATCTCCTCGCCGGCGGCGCCACGGTCCGGGAGGTCCATCAGGGCATGTCGGGCCGCCTGGGCGACGCGGTCTGGCGCACGCTCTGGCCGCGACCCGACTCGCCGGCCTTCCCCCCGGGCAACGACGCCAGCGTGGTCATCGATCTCGTCGGTCCCGATCTTCCCCGGGTCGTGCTGCTCGGCGACCTCTCGGCGGCACCGCAACGGGCGTTGATCGCCGACGATGTGCTGAGCGATGCGTACGACGTGGTCAAGATCGCCCATCACGGCAGCGCCGATCAGCACCTGCCGCTCTACGACGGCATCGACCCCGCCGCCGCGCTGATCACCGTGGGGCGAGGGAACGCCTTCGGACACCCTCGGAGCGAGATCCTCTCGGCTTTGGCCGCGATCGGGACCGCGGTGGCGCGGACCGACGAGGACGGTCTGATCGCGCTCTGGCTCGACCACGGTCGTCTTCGCATCTTCCGGGACGATCGTCGTGACGAATCGCACGGCACCGTCGGCGGCGGTGGCTAGGCTGGGATCCATGCCGGCCTGCTCCTCGTCACGCTCAGGTGGGCGCTCGACGGGCACGCGCAGCGCCATCCCGCAGCTGTCCTGGCGCGAGCCCCAGCCCGCGCCGATCGTCCTCGTCTCCGGTCCCGAGGAGGTCTGCGCCGAACGCGCCATCGCGGGGGTCCGCGACTATCTCCGCGCGGAGGATGCCAGCCTGGAAGTGTCCGACATCCGGGCCGACGACTACGCGGCCGGAACCCTTCTCGCCCTGACGTCGCCATCCCTCTTCGGCGAGCCGCGCCTGGTCCGCGTCCTCGGGGTCGAGAAGTGCTCCGATGCGTTCCTCACCGAGGCCCTGTCCTATCTGTCCCACCCGCAGGACGGTGCGACCGTGCTCCTCCGGCACACCGGCGCGAGCGTCCGTGGCAAGAAGCTGCTCGATGCCATCCGGGCCGGGCAGGGTGGGGGTGTCGAGATCGCCTGCCCGGCGCTCAAACGCGAGTCCGATCGTTTCGACTTCGCCGCTGCGGAGTTCTCGCAGGCGCGGAAGAGAATCGCCCCCGGTGCTCTGCGCGCGCTGGTGTCGGCCTTCGCGGACGACCTCACGGAGCTGGCGGCCGCATGCCAGCAGCTCATCTCCGACGTCGCCGAGGACATCACCGAGCAGACCGTCGTGCGCTATTACGGCGGCCGAGTCGAGACCTCCGCCTTCACCGTCGCCGATACCGCGATCGCCGGTCGCTACGGCGAGGCCCTCATCGCCCTGCGGCATGCCCTCGCCTCGGGAGCCGATCCGGTGCCCCTCGTGGCGGCGATCGCCTCGAAGCTGCGCACGATGGCGCGGGTTGCCGGCCATCGCGAGCCGTCGGCGGCGCTGGCGGCCCGCCTGGGACTGAAGGACTGGCAGGTCGATCGCGCGCGACGGGACCTGTCGGGATGGACGGAGTCGACGCTCGGGATGGCGATCCAGGCGGCCGCTCGCGCGGATGCGGAGGTGAAGGGGGGGTCTCGGGACTCGGTGTTCGCCCTCGAACGCCTCGTCACGGTCATCGCCACCCGAGAGCCGTTCGCCGGCGCCTCCCGCTGATCACGGCGCCCGTACGCCCCTCAACAACGACGAACGGCCCGTCTCCGAGGAGACGAGCCGTTCGATGTGCCGGGGCGTCAGAGCGACGCGACCTGCTTCGCGATGGCCGACTTGCGGTTCGCGGCCTGGTTCTGGTGGATGACACCCTTGCTGACGGCCTTGTCGAGCTTCTTCGTCGCCTTGGCCAGCGCCTTCTCGGCGGCGGCCTTGTCGCCGGCGGCGACGGCCTCGCGCGCACGGCGGACCTCGGTCCGCAGCTCGCTCTTCACGGCCTTGTTGCGCTCGCGCGCCTTCTCGTTGGTCTTGTTGCGCTTGATCTGCGACTTGATGTTCGCCACGTGTCGACGTTCTTTCGTTCGGAGGTTGGATGAGATGCCCGGCGACAGGAGAGGGCCGTCGCGAGGCGGTCGTGAGGGCGAACCCACACGCAAGCCAAACAAGGAGTCTACCAGGTCAGGCGGGGGCTCCCCGGCCACTGCCCTCCCCGGCACTGTCTTCCCCGGCTCTGTCTTCTCCAGCACTGTCCTCTCCAGCACTGTCTTCTCGAGCACTCTCACGTTCGATCGTGGCGACGGCGAGACTCAGCACGGCGTTGAACACGCGGGGACGCATCGCGGTGACGAGATGACTTGTCCGCGGCACCACGATGAGCTCGGCGTGCGGAGCGATCCGGATGAAGAGCCGCTCGTTCACCCGCAGCTGGTCGTATTGTCCGTTCACGAACCACAGCGGCACCTCGATCCGAGCGAGGGCGGTCAGCAGGTCGAGCACGGAGAGGCTCCGCAGGGCGACGTCCTGTGCATCGAAGGCGTAGCCGCCGGCGCCGAAATCCGGGCGCGTCTCGGTCGGAAGAGTGCGGTCCAGCACGTAGTTCGTCAGCCACATACCGCGATCGGGGAGCGAGTCGAAGCGACGGGCGAGGAACCGGTAGGTCGCGAGCCCCATGCCCCGGGGAATCGCCGTGCACGAGGCGGCGACGAAACCGGCGACGGGAGGCGGATCCTCCTGCCCGACGTAGTCGATGCTGACGAGGCCCCCCATCGAGTGCGCGACGAGGAGGACGGGTCCGCGCGCCGCAGCCTCGCGGACGGCGTGATCGATGGTCTCGAAGGCCCCGTCCAGGGTGAACACTCCGTCTCGACGTGTTCCGTGTCCGGGGAGGTCGACCGCGGTCGCGGTCACTCCGCAGGACGTGAGGTACTCCGTCTGGGCGCGCCACATCGTGGCCGACGTGCGGATCCCGTGGACGAAGACGACCTGGACCCCCATGGAATCCACGATACGGTCGGGCGCCGACGGCGACGGCCCCCACCCCGAGGGATGAGGGCCGTCGCACCGTGGATGCGCCGTCAGCGGCTCACTGCTCGGTCGGCAGCGTCCGCCGCCGGAGGGCGAAGAACACCCCGCCGGCGACCAGGAGCAGTGCCCCGCCGAGGGCGATGCCGAGCGGCAGCTGGGCGCCGGTCACCGCGAGCGGATCGCCCGCCTGGCCCCCCGCACCGGGCTGGCCGGGCTGACCCGGCGTGCCAGGCTGACCCGGCTGACCCGGCGTACCCGGCTGACCCGGCACGGTCGGCACGTCCGTCACGAGGACGGCGCGGCCGAGCGGCGCCGGATCGACGGTCTCCAGGGCCTGGAAGTACGCCAGGGTGGCATCCAGGTCGATCTGGCCCGTGTCGGTCCGGTCGGTCCCCTCGGTGAACGTCGGGAACCCGTCTCCGCCATTGGCGAGGAAGGAGTTCGTGACGACCGTGAAGGTGTCGGTCGGCTCGATCGGCTCGCCCTGGTAGCTCATCGAGACGATGGTCCCCGACCGGGCGACCGTCTGACCCGCCGGCGGCTGGCCCTCGACGTACTCGTAGCTGAAGCCCTCCGACACACCGAGGTGCAGCTTCGGACGATCGCCCGTGGCCTTCCACTGCTGCGTGAGGATCTCCTCCAGCTGCGCACCGGTGAGGGTCACCGTGACCAGCGTGTTGGCGAAGGGCTGGACGTCGGCCGCCTCCTTGTAGGTGACGACGCCGTCCTCGCCGACCAGCAGATCGGCGCGCAGGCCGCCCGGGTTCATCAGCGCGATCTGCGCCGGGGTTCCGCCGAACGAGGGGTTCTCGCTGGTGGCCCAGAGGTAGACGTCGGCGACCCAGTTGCCCATCGACGACTCCACGCCGCGGTCGGCACCGGGAGGCGTACCACCACGCAGGATGTCACCGGTGATGGAGCCGATCGGGGCGGATCCGAGCTCGTCGGCGGTGGCCACATAGCCGGCGACCTGGGCGGCGATCTCCTCATCGGCGGGGAAGGCGTCCTTCAGCGGGAAGGTCGTCCCCTCGATGGAGATCAGCTCGTCGGCCTCGACGTCGTAGCTCAGCGAGAGCTGACCCATGGCCTTGCCGTACTCCGAGGCCTGAATGACCGGACGGGTGCGGTCGGTGCCGTCCACCGGAACCTCGCACGCGTACGTCTGATGCGTGTGAGCCGAAACGATGGCGTCGATGAGCGGCGAGGCGCCCGTCGCGAGGTCGCCGAACCCGGCCGCATCCGCAGCGAGCTGAGCGCAGTCGCCGGTCGCGGCACCCGAGTGGGTCAGCAGCACCATGACATCGGGATCGACGGTGTCGGCCAGTTCGTCGGCCACCCGGTTGGCGGCCTCGAGCTGGTCTCCGAACTCGATGTCGGCGATACCCAACGGGTCCACCATCGTCGCGGTGTCGGGGGTCACGGTGCCGATGAAGGCCACGCTCACCCCGTCGATCTCGCGCAGCGCGTACTCCGGGAGCACCGGGTCGGTGGTGCCGGCGGCGTAGACGTTGGCACCCAGACCGAAGTCCTGACCGGCCAGGCGCTCGGCCTCGGTGACGTTCTCGGGGTCGGTGTTGCCGCCGTAGCGCGGGAGCACGCGGTTCAGCAGGTCGTCGAAGCCCCGGTCGAACTCGTGGTTGCCGACGACCGAGAGGTCCAGCCCCGACGCCACGAGGGTGTCGATGGTCGGGTTGTCCTGCTGGATGAAAGAGGTGAAGGTCGAGGCGCCGATGTTGTCTCCGGCGGAGACGAACAGGGTGTTGGGGTTCTCGGCCTTCTTCGCCTCGACCGCACCCGCGATCACCGCAGCGCCCGCCTCGGCGCCGGAGGGGTTGGCCTCCAGGCGACCGTGGAAGTCGTTGATCGTGAGGATGTCGAGCTCGACGGGCGCAGCGGCCCCGGCGCTCAGTCCGACCTTGACCGGGTCGTGGTCGCTCGAGCGGTACGGGTCGTCGGCGTGGAACTCGGTGCCGTGGTACCCGAACCGCGAGTACTCCAGGGCGAGGGCCTCACCGGCGTTGATGTTCCAGACGTCGGCACCGGTCTGGCGGGCGGCCGCGGCGTCGTTGACGAGGATGTGGTCCAGCGAGCCCGAGAGCCCCTGGAACACGTAGCTGTACTCGTCGCCCTGCTCCGCGTCCGTATAGCCGGCCTCATAGAGGACCTGCATCGGGTCTTCCTGCCCGTAGGAGTTGAAGTCACCCGCGAGGATGACGGACTCGGTGTCGCCCTGGATCGCGCCGACCCAGTCGGCCAGCGCGGTCGCCTGGCGCACGCGCGACTCGTTCGACGCTCCCTGACCGTCGCCGGTGTCGGCGTCGCCCGGCCAGGGGCCGGCGGAGCCCTTGGACTTGAAGTGGTTCACGACGAAGAGGAACTCCTCGCCGCCGTCGACCGGCGCGAAGACCTGACCGATGGGCTCGCGCGCGTTCTGGAAGGCGCCATCCGCTCCCGACTCGTCGCCGAGCGCACGGGCGTCACCGACAGTGACCACCTCGGCGGGCTGGTAGATGATCGCGTTGGTGATCACGTCCAGTCCCGAGGCGTCGGGAAGCTCGTCCGAAGACGCGACGAAGTCCCAGCGATCGGTGCCGGCATCGGCGTTCAAGGCGTCGACGAGGCTCGACAGCGCCTCATCGGTCTCCTCGCCGAGGGCCGCAGAGTTCTCGATCTCCATGAGGCCGACGACCGAAGCGTCGAGGGCGTTGATCGCCGAGACGATCTTGGCCTGCTGACGCGCGAGATCGGCGTCATCCCACGCTCCGCGCTGGTCGCATCCGTCGCGCACGTTGTTCAGCTCCGAGCCGTCCGGGCTCTGGAACGCCGTGCACGAGGCGCTGTCGGTGCCGAGGGTCGTGAAGTAGTTCAGCACGTTGAAGGATGCGACGCTGACATCGCCACCGACCTCTTCGGGGGCGGCGGTGCGGACGTCTTCGAACTCCACCCCGTCACCCTCGCCCGATCCGTCACCGGTGAGGGGGGAGGTCGGGTTGAGCTTGAAGGCGTTGTTGCGATAGTCGACGATCACCGGCTCGGTGAAGGTGACCGAGGCCCCCACCACGACAGGCTCGGTGAGCGAAACGTAGGGCGGGGTCAGAGCGGCGTTGGCAGCCGAGAGGAAGTTCGTGCTCGCCCCGTCGTCGAGGACGACGCGACGCGCGGCGTTGTCGGCGGTCACGGCGGCGGCCTCGGGCGAACCGGGGAGCGCCACCTCGGTTGGCTGTACGAGCGGGCCGTCGCCGAAGGCGAGGGGAACCTCGCCGTACTGGTTCGTGCCGTAGGTGTCGGTGACGGTGAACGCACCCTCGGGCTGGATCAGCATCGACTCGAGCGCTTCGCGACCCGCGTCGTCGGCCGGCCATCCGGTGACGAGCGGCGTGACCCGGGCGCCGTCGGCGATGACCTCGACACTGCCGGTGCGGATGTCGACCTGGGTGAGGCCGTTGAACTCGGTGGCGAGCCCCGTGACGCGCACCGTCTGACCCTCGGCGACCTGACCGACCGTGGTCGGCGCATAGACGAAGACCGCATCGGACGCGGTGCCCGCAGCGGCGCCGGTGCCGGGCGTCTGGATGACGAAGCCTGCGAGGCCTCCGGTGGGGTAGTGCGCCGTGACGACGCCCTCGGTGACCACGGTCTGACCGTTCAGCGGCGTCGAGGCGCCGGTGCCCTGGATCTCGGCGATCGTGACCGTGCTCGGGCCCGTCGGCTCCGGGTCGGGTGTCGGCTCCGGGTCGGGAGTCGGCTCCGGGTCGACGGCGCCCGCCGCGCCCTCGGGTGTCGGCGTGCCCGCGGTGAAATCGGCGGAGTTGACCGCGGTGTGCGAGCTCCCCGCGTCACGCGAGACGCTCTGCGCGTTCGTCGTCGCGGGAGCCGGGCTCCCAGCGGAATCGCTGGGCGCGCCCCACCCGAGATAGTCCACGACCTGAGGAAGGACCGCCATGTTCGTGCTGCCCGAAAGCGCCTCAATGGAGTCGACGAGTGCGACCTTGCCGCGCTCGCCCGACATCGGGATGGTCCCCTCGACATCGGCGTCGAACCCGGGAAGGGCGGTGTTGTTGCCGGTCGCCTGGCCGACGAGCACCTTCCCGCCCGGCTGGATCGTCGTCCCCGTCAGCGGGGTGACCTGCCACG of the Microbacterium invictum genome contains:
- the leuS gene encoding leucine--tRNA ligase; protein product: MSQTSPSDTTATTDGSGFDPFAIQQKWQQRWEEADPFRAGDEGDTRPRKYVLGMFPYPSGDLHMGHAESYAYVDIVARFWRHRGYNVLNPIGWDSFGLPAENAAIQRGADPREWTYANIAQHKKSFREYGSSYDWSRILHTSDPEYYHWNQWLFQQLYERDLAYRKESPVNWCPNDQTVLANEQVVDGHCERCGAEVIKKKLTQWYFKITAYADRLLDDLNQLEGFWPQKVIRMQRNWIGRSVGADIDFEIEGRAEKVTVFSTRPDTLHGATFMVVAPDSDLAAELAAGASAEVRMRFQDYVDSVARESEIDRQNTERPKTGVFLERYAINPVNGERLPIWAADYVLADYGHGAVMAVPAHDQRDLDFARAFDLPITVVVDTTAPITGAIPVIETDDDGEPIMPEDSGPSLADVDPARTGIALTGEGRMIHSGSLDGLSKRTAITRIIEELEAAGTGRAAKSYRLRDWLISRQRFWGTPIPMIHTEDGRIVPVPASELPLRLPDAQGLDLAPRGTSPLGGADHWIQTTDPETGRPARRDPDTMDTFVDSSWYFLRFLTPNDATQAFSPREADRWAPVDAYIGGVEHAILHLLYARFITKVLFDMGLIDFTEPFTSLVNQGMVLLGGSKMSKSKGNLVEFAASMRDPGADVVRVAIAFSGPAEDDINWEDVSTTGAQKFLARAWRVAKDVTSEPDVVWAEGDVALRRVTHRLLADAPGLIEQTKFNVAVARLMELVNATRKVIDSGAGPADPAVREAAEATAMILDLFAPHTAEEMWEMLGYAPFVGLVPWRHPDPTLLVDETVTAVVQIDGKVRATLEVSARIDSAALEAHARADAKVQRALAGREITRAVVRPPKVVSFSTH
- a CDS encoding ComEA family DNA-binding protein → MTADGAEGRPTVRRLGLGAAVVVVLVAIAITVGIGIFRSALAPVDEIPLPPPTDLTSEPGAAAAPSPAGLVVHITGAVAAPGVYILPDGARVLDVVAAAGGLLETAEPRSVNLARPVVDGEQLVVSQVGEAAPGEPVAPVDATTGSAGGKVNLNTADEAMLDTLPRIGPALAQRIIAWREENGPFTSVDDLLAVSGFGEKMVESLRDLVVW
- a CDS encoding ComEC/Rec2 family competence protein; translation: MTVSRWPEAIRRSRMPAAAVLVWIAATLATLRPQAAPALAGLLWAATVVILSVGGVVAARAHPARARRRGRLWLAALVLGVSAGAVASTTVALAAPSALQAQERIGSGRSVAAEVIVTGKVERRGLSDWAFDAVAVSLGTGGVDAETGTVPVSVIIGDAERGSETRLDVGARIGITAIAGPPLPGDRAALVLRVSSDPVMIQPATGALAAASDLRAGLVAAVDGLPDPGRTLIPGLAVGDTRLVTEELETAMISSSLSHLTAVSGANCALVVGVAYLLAAAIGLRRGARTLAALITLGGFVLLVTPEPSVVRAGVMAAVAMIAVLLGRSGIGLAVLSLAVLVLLALDPWLSTSLGFALSVVATASLLVLAPPLAAGLQRALPAPLALLLSVPIAAQIACGPLLVLVEPTVPVYGVVANVLAAPAAPVATVVGLVVCLTPMAPLLQSGAAALAWIPAAWIAGVAETASALPGAQSPWIGGVGGLLTLATAGGAVWILVACGPRRRGSVRLLRLASGLVLAVVIGIVAGTTALRTVAGPLTLPGAWSVVACDVGQGDAVLVRSAGAVALVDTGPDPDAVRSCLDRVGVERIDLLVLTHFDTDHTGGVDAVVGRVDTVIHGPLDGSAAERVRADLLAGGATVREVHQGMSGRLGDAVWRTLWPRPDSPAFPPGNDASVVIDLVGPDLPRVVLLGDLSAAPQRALIADDVLSDAYDVVKIAHHGSADQHLPLYDGIDPAAALITVGRGNAFGHPRSEILSALAAIGTAVARTDEDGLIALWLDHGRLRIFRDDRRDESHGTVGGGG
- the holA gene encoding DNA polymerase III subunit delta, whose amino-acid sequence is MPACSSSRSGGRSTGTRSAIPQLSWREPQPAPIVLVSGPEEVCAERAIAGVRDYLRAEDASLEVSDIRADDYAAGTLLALTSPSLFGEPRLVRVLGVEKCSDAFLTEALSYLSHPQDGATVLLRHTGASVRGKKLLDAIRAGQGGGVEIACPALKRESDRFDFAAAEFSQARKRIAPGALRALVSAFADDLTELAAACQQLISDVAEDITEQTVVRYYGGRVETSAFTVADTAIAGRYGEALIALRHALASGADPVPLVAAIASKLRTMARVAGHREPSAALAARLGLKDWQVDRARRDLSGWTESTLGMAIQAAARADAEVKGGSRDSVFALERLVTVIATREPFAGASR
- the rpsT gene encoding 30S ribosomal protein S20, whose amino-acid sequence is MANIKSQIKRNKTNEKARERNKAVKSELRTEVRRAREAVAAGDKAAAEKALAKATKKLDKAVSKGVIHQNQAANRKSAIAKQVASL
- a CDS encoding alpha/beta hydrolase translates to MGVQVVFVHGIRTSATMWRAQTEYLTSCGVTATAVDLPGHGTRRDGVFTLDGAFETIDHAVREAAARGPVLLVAHSMGGLVSIDYVGQEDPPPVAGFVAASCTAIPRGMGLATYRFLARRFDSLPDRGMWLTNYVLDRTLPTETRPDFGAGGYAFDAQDVALRSLSVLDLLTALARIEVPLWFVNGQYDQLRVNERLFIRIAPHAELIVVPRTSHLVTAMRPRVFNAVLSLAVATIERESAREDSAGEDSAGEDRAGEDSAGEGSGRGAPA